The Nostoc sp. PCC 7524 nucleotide sequence TTTTTATATAGAAAAATAAAAAACCTACATAAAATCTTTAAAAATTTATGTAGGCAAATGCGAATAATTTATTATATTCTGTGTTTGCTCTATATAAATTTTGGTAGATGGGCGATCGCCTATAATCCGAACCACTAACCGATGCTTTTATTTCTCTACATCTTGATTAAGAATTGATTAAATCTGTAGAGCTTGCGGTCAGAATGATCTTTTAACTGAAGATTAGAGCATCTACCACTTAACATCTACCTGTGGTCATGTCGGCTGCAACTGTGGAAACTATATACTTTGAAAAAAAGGAAAATAGAGCTTTGGACTATAACATAACACAAAACGTTATGAATGATACCTTAACGCTAGATGAAGTAGTAGAGTTTGCGGAGAATCCAGAACCACGTTGTCCTTGCGTGTTGTTGCTCGATACATCTGGCTCAATGCAAGGTGCTGCTATAGAGGCTTTAAACCAGGGCTTGCTGAGTTTGAAGGATGAGTTGGTCAAAAATTCCATAGCAGCCAGACGGGTAGAAATTGCCATTGTCACCTTTGATAGTCATATCAATGTAGTACAAGACTTTGTAACTGCTGATCAATTTGATCCTCCCATCCTGACAGCCCAAGGATTAACCAGCATGGGTGCAGGCATTCATAAAGCCTTGGACATGGTGCAAGAACGGAAATCTCTGTATCGTGCCAACGGTATAGCTTACTATCGTCCGTGGGTATTTATGATCACAGATGGTGAGCCACAAGGCGAATTAGATCATTTAGTAGAGCAAGCAGCATTACGCCTACAGGAAGATGAAGTTAGTAAACGCGTCGCCTTTTTCAGCGTGGGTGTAGAAAACGCCAATATGCTGCGTTTAAACCAAATTGCCGTGCGGACACCTCTCAAACTCAAAGGACTGAACTTTATTGAGATGTTTGTGTGGCTATCCGCTAGTATGTCAGCAGTTTCCCATTCCCAGATAGATGAGCAAATTGCACTACCGCCCATTGGCTGGGGTTCTATTTAATCGCACATTGCCTGCAAAGGTAGTAACTGAGGCTGGGAGTGGGGAGTAGGGGAGATGAGGGAGATGAGGAAGATGAGGAAGATGAGGGAGATGAGGAGGAAGATGGGAAGATATTTCGGTGCAGGGAGCAGGGAGAAATAGGGGAAACTCCTCCCCCATTCCCCATTCCCCATTTCCCATTCCCTTCTTCCAGCTAGCTGACAAAACAACTATATGAAAACATCGAAACAGAACCCTCATTGGCAGGTAGTCGCCGCCTCTGTCTGTGGTACAAGCCACCTCAAAAATAAGCAGCTGTGTCAGGATGCTCACCACTGGCAACTATTACCTGATAACGTGTTAGTAGCAGCAGCCGCAGATGGTGCAGGTTCTGCCAGCCAAGGAAAAGTCGGCGCAATGGTAGCTGTAGAAACAGCTATAGAAAACTTATCCCTCAAAGACATTACGAGAGATGCCTTGGCTGATGATGAAACTGTGCAACTGCTGTTAACTGATGCCTTGCTAGCTGCTAAAAAAGCTGTAGAAGATGAAGCAGTCGCTTGTCAACAACAGCCCCAGGATTTAGCAACTACCTTAATTATTGCGATCGCCTCACCAGAAATGGTAGCCGTCGTACAAATTGGTGATGGATTAGCAGTAGCTAAGGATCGGATGGGAAACCTCCTAGCACTGACCATACCTAACAACGGCGAATATATCAACGAAACAACATTTTTAACTTCACCAGGTGCCTTAGATACAGCGCAAATGAGACTATGGCGCGAAGCCATAGTTAACATTGGAGTCCTCACCGATGGACTACAAATGCTGGCTTTGAATATGGTTGTTGGTGAACCTCACAAACCTTTCTTTTTTCCATTATTCGATTTTGTAGAAAAGACAGAGGACAAAATTGAAGCGAAAG carries:
- a CDS encoding vWA domain-containing protein: MNDTLTLDEVVEFAENPEPRCPCVLLLDTSGSMQGAAIEALNQGLLSLKDELVKNSIAARRVEIAIVTFDSHINVVQDFVTADQFDPPILTAQGLTSMGAGIHKALDMVQERKSLYRANGIAYYRPWVFMITDGEPQGELDHLVEQAALRLQEDEVSKRVAFFSVGVENANMLRLNQIAVRTPLKLKGLNFIEMFVWLSASMSAVSHSQIDEQIALPPIGWGSI
- a CDS encoding PP2C family serine/threonine-protein phosphatase; the encoded protein is MKTSKQNPHWQVVAASVCGTSHLKNKQLCQDAHHWQLLPDNVLVAAAADGAGSASQGKVGAMVAVETAIENLSLKDITRDALADDETVQLLLTDALLAAKKAVEDEAVACQQQPQDLATTLIIAIASPEMVAVVQIGDGLAVAKDRMGNLLALTIPNNGEYINETTFLTSPGALDTAQMRLWREAIVNIGVLTDGLQMLALNMVVGEPHKPFFFPLFDFVEKTEDKIEAKEQLVRFLSSERITQRTEDDLTLILAAFNHS